The Haloarcula sp. CBA1127 genomic interval TCGCCGGCGTGAGCCAGCGGCTCATCGGTGGCATCCTGACGACGCCGTTTATCGGCAACAACGAAGGGATCATCTACACCTGGTACCTGTTCATCACCGGTGAGCGCGGCACCGGGCCAGTGCTGGCTGCTGATGGCCTCCAGACCGTGTTGCTGCAGGGCGAACTGCTGGGACTGTTCACGACGGTCCTCATCTTCGCAGTGGTCGTCTACGCCGAATCGGTCCGCGTGGAGATCCCGCTGTCGAACGCCCGCGTGAAAGGAGCCCGTGGCCGCTTCCCGGTCAAGCTTATCTACGCGAGCGTCCTGCCGATGATCCTCGTCCGGGCGCTGCAGGCGAACATCCAGTTCCTGGGCCGTATCCTGAACGCCCAACTGGGCTCGATGCCGTCGTTCCTCGGCACGTACGCCAACGGCCAGCCGACCGGCGGCCTGTTCTACTTCCTCGCCCCCATCCAGAGCCGTGGCGACTGGATGTGGTGGCTCGAAGGGACCGCCCAGCCGGTCTGGCAGATCCTGACCCGCGTCGGAATCGACCTGTTCGTCATGCTAGTCGGCGGCGCAGTCTTCGCCGTCTTCTGGGTCGAAACCACCGACATGGGCCCGGAAGCGACGGCCAAGCAGATCCACAACTCCGGGATGCAGATCCCCGGCTTCCGACAGAACGTCGGCGTCATCGAGAAGGTCCTTGAGCGGTATATCCCGCAAGTGACTGTCATCGGCGGCGCCTTGGTTGGGCTGCTAGCCGTGATGGCCAACATGCTGGGTACCATCGGCGGCGTCTCCGGTACCGGGCTGCTACTGACGGTCTCCATCACGTACAAGCTGTACGAGGAGATCGCCGAAGAGCAGCTCATGGAGATGCATCCGATGATGCGCCAGATGTTCGGATAGGATCCCCAAATATCTATACTTCTTTAAGTTCGCTGCGTCTCTTGAGCGGCTGTTTTGGCTTCATTCTTCCCGTTCAGAGAAGTAATCTTAGATGAGTAGCACACGTGATGCCATTGATGTCGCTCGTCGCCGAAATGGTGGTTTGGCGCATATAGACGCTGTGCTCATCGACTGTAACTCACTGTCGGCCCTCAATCAGTCCGCGGGCTCTCATCCCCAGCCATTAATAAAGTGGTTGGTTCATATGTTCAGGAATTTCGCGCTACAGGTAGCGGTACCCGCTCGGCAGGAGGCGATTGA includes:
- the secY gene encoding preprotein translocase subunit SecY translates to MSWKDTAEPLLVRMPAVQRPEGHVPFKRKLTWTGGVLLLYFFLTNVKLFGLDIDASQQVFGRFSSILASGQGSIMQLGIGPIVTASIVLQLLGGADLLGLNTQDDPRDQILYQGLQKLLVLVMICLTGLPMVFAGGFLPADTAVANSLGIGTTGVQWLIFGQMFVGGVLILFMDEVISKWGVGSGIGLFIVAGVSQRLIGGILTTPFIGNNEGIIYTWYLFITGERGTGPVLAADGLQTVLLQGELLGLFTTVLIFAVVVYAESVRVEIPLSNARVKGARGRFPVKLIYASVLPMILVRALQANIQFLGRILNAQLGSMPSFLGTYANGQPTGGLFYFLAPIQSRGDWMWWLEGTAQPVWQILTRVGIDLFVMLVGGAVFAVFWVETTDMGPEATAKQIHNSGMQIPGFRQNVGVIEKVLERYIPQVTVIGGALVGLLAVMANMLGTIGGVSGTGLLLTVSITYKLYEEIAEEQLMEMHPMMRQMFG